Proteins encoded in a region of the Prunus persica cultivar Lovell chromosome G4, Prunus_persica_NCBIv2, whole genome shotgun sequence genome:
- the LOC18780732 gene encoding protein SCAR3, whose amino-acid sequence MPLVRFQVRNEFSLGQPQLYKEVNREDPKAVLDGVAVAGLVGILRQLGDLAEFAAEVFHGLQEQVMTTASRSQKLMVRVQHIEAALPPLEKAVLAQTSHIHFAYTSGLEWHPRIRNEKNHFIYNDLPRFIMDSYEECQDPPRLHLLDKFDTGGPGSCLKRYSDPTFFKKASANPDEANVEQVRRSRKGQRSKKKRGSQRNGDVLRGASVSNRSSRMQYIPPIANGRSSSSPTASTADMALKSDLGDNSISFDSKTESEYIEYAAHPSSSLLAEEQESKESPSSKSVQNDALNSVLPDDQTGFVDNSPGSSLQDQVTSGSSGVNWDEKVEIVDPKGQQNCIDETTEMLLTEDDLDANEGGAGSFRIVEQMDVLFDDENILEPSRNQIDEIESEPDNFMDALNTIESESENDLDCQTKREVERFASVVNNKGPDGVHEITMDCSDHQTPTLESHTATSYVSSEEETPTDLSNSTSPECPAHKHMPQIATELSNSDHIVETNRTDIFDCSRFESVSGDSTSSGSGTTNAQDKTISSLCEAPQSPADVSRNNSTSFGSGTTNEQDNLISSLCEAQESPADISRNNTTSFGSGTTNEQDKIISSLCEAQESPADICRNNTTSCGSGISNAKDKIISGLCESQESLGDISRNNSTSCGSGTANAKDKIISGLCESQESLADISRTNSINFWTNGGLLGLQPSKPPDFTMSSPITQDSAYRSTETVGVSNHAYTLIADEHEAENAGCKEMSSDYQEDGISPKEISKGFSSTELYPKLGNIGDSPKSNVFSHCMEDGLKKTNTMEPGTLLPVAPCRKSTSNEANQENDENSSLVFGLGRRLLVNGFGRKVPHSHDEKSEPASYSNAGVLDQRNEHHRVEHQAFPDTSFKENFEHGFAVESPPSSPPLEHMKISFHPMNGIETSILKLKLSDGSQSHGSVKEMFQSFQLVPEPSIPLHEFGSDSDDDTFCRSSPYISDDCLSHLSESNSEQWESSENLECKNHDLYDALCGIASAERISTSLEVGGISHNATYGDGGIQSVHTDNGLEHSLSDPLLDLPSLDALEPVLQQEAKDDSVPKDLHGLKCSGDSTPGPPPLPPVEWRVSKPTLNVTDEKQDVSEGFKHVFDTQILGPLTLQQPKPAPAQQQQINEESISIKPKCKEDQHVNGQKEADQALNGKGIDEKEDFLQQIRAKSFNLRRTVPAKPTITPVSATNVKVTAILEKANAIRQAVGSDEGEDDDTWSDA is encoded by the exons ATGCCTCTGGTGAGGTTTCAGGTGAGGAACGAGTTCAGCCTGGGCCAGCCTCAGCTGTACAAAGAGGTGAACAGAGAAGATCCCAAAGCTGTGCTCGATGGGGTGGCCGTTGCTGGCCTCGTTGGGATCTTGCGCCAATTGGGCGATCTTGCTGA GTTTGCAGCGGAAGTTTTTCATGGCTTGCAAGAGCAAGTGATGACTACAGCTTCTAGAAGCCAAAAACTGATGGTTCGTGTGCAACACATTGAAGCTGCACTTCCTCCCCTTGAGAAGGCTGTACTTGCTCAAACAAGCCACATACATTTTGCTTACACCTCTG GTTTAGAGTGGCATCCTCGTATTCGAAATGAGAAAAATCATTTCATCTACAATGACTTGCCGCGTTTTATTATGGATTCATATGAAGAATGTCAGGATCCCCCACGTTTGCACTTGCTTGACAA GTTTGATACCGGCGGCCCAGGATCTTGTTTAAAGAGATATTCAGATCCaacctttttcaaaaaagcaTCAGCTAACCCTGATGAAGCAAATGTTGAACAAGTCCGAAGATCTAGGAAGGGTCAAAGAAGCAAG AAGAAAAGAGGATCACAACGAAATGGAGATGTATTACGTGGTGCATCAGTATCAAATCGCAGCAGCAG AATGCAATATATTCCTCCTATTGCAAATGGGCGAAGCTCGTCTTCTCCAACTGCCTCCACAGCCGACATGGCATTAAAATCTGACCTGGGGGACAATTCCATTTCTTTTGATTCAAAAACTGAGTCAGAATATATTGAGTATGCTGCCCATCCAAGTTCCTCCCTACTAGCTGAAGAACAAGAATCCAAGGAATCGCCTTCTTCTAAATCGGTGCAAAATGATGCTCTTAATTCTGTTTTGCCTGATGATCAAACTGGATTTGTAGATAACTCTCCTGGAAGTTCATTACAGGACCAAGTTACCTCTGGTTCATCTGGTGTTAACTGGGATGAGAAGGTAGAAATAGTGGATCCTAAAGGTCAACAGAATTGTATAGATGAAACTACAGAGATGCTCCTGACAGAGGATGACTTGGATGCAAATGAAGGGGGAGCTGGTAGCTTTAGAATTGTTGAGCAAATGGATGTCCTCTTTGATGATGAAAACATTCTGGAACCAAGCAGGAACcagattgatgaaattgaaagtgAACCAGACAATTTCATGGATGCACTTAACACCATTGAATCAGAATCTGAAAACGATCTTGATTGTCAAACCAAACGGGAAGTGGAGCGTTTTGCTTCTGTTGTCAACAATAAAGGACCAGATGGAGTGCATGAGATTACCATGGATTGTTCGGATCATCAAACTCCAACTTTAGAATCTCATACTGCAACATCTTACGTTTCCTCAGAAGAAGAAACGCCGACAGATCTATCAAACTCAACCTCACCAGAGTGTCCCGCCCATAAACATATGCCTCAAATAGCTACAGAACTGTCTAATTCAGACCACATTGTAGAAACAAATAGGACTGACATTTTTGATTGTTCAAGGTTCGAATCTGTTAGTGGTGATTCCACATCCTCTGGCTCTGGAACTACTAATGCGCAGGATAAGACCATAAGCAGTTTGTGTGAGGCTCCACAATCTCCTGCTGACGTTTCAAGGAATAATTCAACATCCTTTGGCTCTGGAACTACAAATGAGCAGGATAATCTCATAAGCAGTTTATGTGAGGCTCAAGAATCTCCTGCTGACATTTCCAGGAATAATACAACATCCTTTGGCTCTGGAACTACTAATGAGCAGGATAAGATCATAAGCAGTTTATGTGAGGCTCAAGAATCTCCTGCTGACATTTGCAGGAATAATACAACATCCTGTGGCTCTGGAATTTCTAATGCGAAGGATAAGATCATAAGCGGTTTATGTGAGTCTCAAGAATCTCTTGGTGACATCTCCAGGAATAATTCAACATCCTGTGGTTCTGGAACTGCTAATGCAAAGGATAAGATCATAAGCGGTTTATGCGAGTCTCAAGAATCTCTTGCTGACATTTCCAGGactaattcaataaatttctGGACTAATGGAGGCCTGTTAGGACTTCAGCCATCAAAGCCTCCTGATTTTACCATGTCCAGTCCTATAACTCAAGATTCTGCTTACAGAAGCACCGAGACAGTTGGTGTCTCAAATCATGCTTACACGCTTATAGCTGATGAGCATGAAGCTGAGAATGCTGGCTGCAAGGAAATGAGCTCTGATTATCAAGAAGATGGTATCTCTCCCAAGGAAATATCCAAGGGATTTTCATCCACTGAATTGTATCCAAAGCTTGGAAATATTGGTGACTCTCCTAAGAGTAATGTATTTAGCCATTGCATGGAGGATGGTTTGAAAAAAACCAATACGATGGAACCTGGAACTCTGTTGCCAGTTGCTCCATGTCGTAAATCCACTTCCAATGAAGCGAATCAGGAGAATGATGAAAACTCTTCTCTGGTTTTTGGGCTTGGCCGTAGGTTACTTGTGAATGGTTTTGGTAGAAAAGTTCCACATTCGCACGATGAAAAATCTGAGCCTGCTAGTTATTCAAATGCTGGTGTTTTGGACCAGAGAAATGAGCACCACAGAGTAGAGCACCAAGCATTTCCCGACACATCCTTCAAAGAGAATTTTGAGCATGGATTTGCTGTTGAATCACCTCCTTCTTCACCACCACTTGAACATATGAAAATATCTTTCCATCCCATGAATGGCATTGAAACTTCCATactcaaattgaaattatctGATGGGAGTCAAAGCCATGGAAGTGTAAAAGAAATGTTTCAGTCATTTCAGTTGGTCCCAGAGCCTTCTATTCCTCTGCATGAATTTGGTTCTGATTCTGATGATGACACATTCTGTAGATCATCTCCATATATATCAGATGATTGTCTAAGCCATCTCTCTGAGTCGAATTCTGAACAATGGGAATCTAGTGAAAATCTAGAATGCAAGAACCATGACCTATACGATGCTTTGTGTGGAATCGCATCAGCTGAACGTATATCCACCTCTCTGGAAGTAGGGGGAATATCCCACAATGCCACTTATGGAGATGGTGGAATTCAAAGTGTGCACACTGATAATGGTCTGGAACATTCTCTCTCCGATCCTTTACTTGATCTTCCAAGTTTAGATGCTTTGGAACCCGTACTTCAGCAAGAAGCAAAGGATGATTCAGTTCCTAAGGATCTTCATGGTTTGAAATGTTCGGGGGATTCTACACCAGGACCACCACCTCTCCCTCCAGTGGAATGGCGTGTTTCAAAACCTACCTTAAATGTAACAGACGAAAAACAAGATGTATCTGAAGGTTTTAAACATGTATTCGACACACAGATTTTGGGGCCTCTCACCCTCCAGCAACCTAAGCCAGCCCCAGCACAGcaacaacaaataaatgagGAGTCCATTTCTATTAAACCGAAATGCAAG GAGGACCAGCACGTGAATGGACAGAAAGAAGCTGATCAGGCTCTAAATGGCAAAGGGATAGACGAAAAGGAAGATTTTCTACAACAAATCAGAGCAAAG TCATTCAACCTGAGACGCACAGTACCAGCAAAGCCAACCATCACACCGGTATCTGCTACCAACGTCAAAGTAACTGCAATTTTGGAGAAAGCCAACGCCATTCGCCAG GCTGTTGGGAGTGATGAAGGGGAAGACGACGATACATGGAGTGATGCTTGA